Below is a window of Effusibacillus lacus DNA.
TATCATTGATTTTGATTGTTGAATGGTTGTCTTCTGCATGAACCGAGCGTACGTAAAACAGACTGAACAAAGCAATCAGCAGCATGACCGGTATGCGCAGTTTCATAAATACCCTCCTTTCCTATCTATGATGAAAAGAAGAAGGGAAATTTATGAATCCGTCCTGGCGCAGAAGTCTTTCTACAGGTCTTCCGCCTGCAGCAGGTTAAGCTCTTCCGCCCGGAAAACAGTTGTTTTGGCAAGACGCACGTTTTGTTTGCGGATGCTTTTTTCGATACAGTTCCGGACAAACCTTGCATTGGAAAAATTGGCTTTCTGCTTTTCGCGAAAACAAAGGTTCACCAGTGCCTTCTGATATCCGGAGGACACATGATAATCGTATTCCCGTGCGATGTGGCCCGCAATCAGGAGCAACTCCTCAACCGTATAATCAGGAAAGTGGAGCTGGTAAGGGATCCTGGAAACCAGCCCCGGGTTGCTCGCCAGAAACTTGATCATCGGTTCCCGGTATCCGGCAAATATCACAATTATATCGTTCCGGTGATCCTCCATGTACTTCAGCAGCGTCTCCACCGCTTCCATCCCAAAGTCGTTGGGATTGTCCCGGATCAGTGAATAGGCTTCATCAATGAACAACACTCCTCCTTTGGCCTCCTGCAGGACAGACATGGTGTCTTTCGCCGTATGCCCCACATAGTTGCCCACCAGATTGACCCGGCTTACCTCCCGGAATTTCTCCTCTTTGAGAATTCCGATTCGGTGAAACAGTTTTGCCAGCAGACGGGCAACCGTCGTCTTCCCGGTGCCAGGATTCCCCAGAAAGGCCATATGCATACTCATGGACGGAGTTTTGTAGCCCTGCTTCTTCCGATACTGCTGCACCGCAGTGTAATGCGCCAATTCATGGATGGTGGACTTGATCGGTTCCAGTCCGATCAGTTTGTCCAGTTCCTTCAAGGCCTGTTCGTAGTTCTGTTCCGGCAGGACGGTCAATTCCTGTTGGGGAGCGGCGGCTGACTGCCCGGTCACCCGCATTGCAATGCCAGGTTGAGCGGATGGCTTATAGGTGAATGTTAACGTGTTCTGGCTCATCGAGTCACCTCTTCTCACGACAACGGGCGTGTCTTTCTTGCATATGCCGTCTGTTATCTATGGTATGAGACTCGATATCGAGCAAGTACTTTAATAGCCCTTCACCATGCCCCCGTCCACTACATAGATTTGTCCCGTAATATAGCTGGATTCGTCTGATGCCAGGAACAGCGCCGCATTGGCAAACTCCTCGACGGTTCCGTACCGCCCTGCCGGGATTTGTTTGGTCCAGTTCTCTTTTGCCTGTTCCATTGTGATACCTGCCTTATCCGCCGTAATCCGGTCCAGTTCGCGTACACGATCCGTATCAATCCGCCCTGGAGCCAGATTGTTAACCAGAATTCCGTATGGGGCCAACTCTTGAGACAAGGTTTTGGTCAATCCATTCACCGCAGCGCGAATAGAATTGGACAGAATCAGATTGGGGACCGGTTGCTTCACGCCTGATGACGTAATATTGATGATCCTGCCCGCTTGTTTCTTCATCATCAGCGGCAAAAGACCGCGAGTCACACGAACCACGCTCATCAGGTTCAGATCAAACGCCTTCTGCCACGCTTCATCGTCGAAATCGAGAAACGTGCCGGCAGGCGGACCTCCCGCATTGTTGACCAGAATATCTACAGTGCCATGAACTGTCTGAACTGTTTCAATCAATTTCTGAATGTCCTCTAGCTTCGAAACATCAACCGTCAACGCGGTGACATCGGTTCCTGTCAAACTGCGAATCTCTTCGGCAGCCGCCTGAATAGCTTCCTCACTGCGGCTTGCGATCACCAATTTCGCCCCTTCCTGGGCAAACCTTTTGGCGATTCCTTTCCCCAAGCCTTTGCTTGCAGCAGTAACAACAGCCACTTTTCCGTCCAATCTCATGGAATCTCCTCCTCGACAATCAGTTGTCACAAAATGTACAAAACTTAATTTTTTCAAAGATATTGTACAACAAACCTCTCTTGGGAAAAACCTGTCAATCTCCATGCCAGTTCCCCTGTGTGTGGATTTGTGATAGGATAAGAGAAGTAGAAAGGGAGGTTGAAACCAGACATGAAACAAACTCTAAAAGGGCTTACTGTTGCAGCGGTGCCTGCTACCCTGGGAATCCTCTTTGGTATCGGAGTTATTCTTTACGGTATTAATGGACATAAAACCGAAGAAGCTGCGGCCAAACCGGAAGGAACCAAACAAGAACAGGCTGCAGGCGGTGCCACCAGCGAGATTGGCAATTTTGTTACCCAGAATTGCGCAACCTGCCATGGTCAAGGCCTGAAAGGCGGATTCGGTCCAAAGCTTGTCGGCACAGCGCTTGACGAGAAGGCCATTGTCGACATCCTTAAGAACGGTAAGGGTCAAATGCCAAAAGACCTTGCCAAAGGCAAAGAAGAA
It encodes the following:
- a CDS encoding AAA family ATPase, with product MSQNTLTFTYKPSAQPGIAMRVTGQSAAAPQQELTVLPEQNYEQALKELDKLIGLEPIKSTIHELAHYTAVQQYRKKQGYKTPSMSMHMAFLGNPGTGKTTVARLLAKLFHRIGILKEEKFREVSRVNLVGNYVGHTAKDTMSVLQEAKGGVLFIDEAYSLIRDNPNDFGMEAVETLLKYMEDHRNDIIVIFAGYREPMIKFLASNPGLVSRIPYQLHFPDYTVEELLLIAGHIAREYDYHVSSGYQKALVNLCFREKQKANFSNARFVRNCIEKSIRKQNVRLAKTTVFRAEELNLLQAEDL
- a CDS encoding c-type cytochrome translates to MKQTLKGLTVAAVPATLGILFGIGVILYGINGHKTEEAAAKPEGTKQEQAAGGATSEIGNFVTQNCATCHGQGLKGGFGPKLVGTALDEKAIVDILKNGKGQMPKDLAKGKEEEVAKYLKSLK
- a CDS encoding SDR family oxidoreductase, giving the protein MRLDGKVAVVTAASKGLGKGIAKRFAQEGAKLVIASRSEEAIQAAAEEIRSLTGTDVTALTVDVSKLEDIQKLIETVQTVHGTVDILVNNAGGPPAGTFLDFDDEAWQKAFDLNLMSVVRVTRGLLPLMMKKQAGRIINITSSGVKQPVPNLILSNSIRAAVNGLTKTLSQELAPYGILVNNLAPGRIDTDRVRELDRITADKAGITMEQAKENWTKQIPAGRYGTVEEFANAALFLASDESSYITGQIYVVDGGMVKGY